Genomic DNA from Candidatus Rokuibacteriota bacterium:
GGCTATGAGGTCCTGATCCCGCCGGAGCAGGGGTGCTGCGGGGCGCTGCACCTTCACGCCGGCCGACTCGACAAGGCGCGCCAGCTTGCTCGGCGCCTGCTCGTCGCCTTCGATCGAGAGGTGGATGTGGTCGTGGCGAATGCTGCCGGGTGCGGCGCGGCCATGCGCGAGTACGGTCACTGGCTCCACGACGACTCGAGAGCGGCGGCGTTCTCGCAAGCGGTTTGCGATGTCTCGGAGCTCCTGGCTGACGCCGAGCTTCCACTCCGGCCGACGGAGGTGACCGTCACCTACCACGACCCCTGCCACCTGTCCCATGGCCAGCGGGTGCGCGCCCAGCCCCGAGCCCTCTTGAAGAAGATTCCCGCGCTCGAGCTGGTCGAGCTTCCCGACAGCGAGCTCTGCTGCGGGAGCGCCGGGATTTATAATCTCCTCGAGCCCGAGATGGCCGACCGGCTCCTCGAGCTGAAGATCCAGCGGATCGCCGAGACGGGGGCTCGGATCGTCGCCACCGGGAACCCCGGCTGCCTGCTCCAGATCGCCAAAGGCTGCCGGGAGCGCGGCCTGGCCGTGGAGCTGCTCCATCCTGTGGAGCTGCTGGCCCGAGCACTTCCAGGGGAGTGAGGCGATGAAGATCAAGGTGGCGGACCACGTCAAGTTCCAGCCTGACAAGCTCGCGAAGATCGCCCTGGCGGCGACGGGACGGTTTCAGCTCGACCTCTATTGCGTGGCCCCGGGACAGGCGCAGAAACCGCACGTCCACGAGACGCAGGACAAGCTATACTACGTGCTGAGGGGCACGGGCCGGTTTTCCCTCTCGGGGAAGGAAGAACCGCTCGGGGAAGGCGAGGCGCTCGTCGCCCGGGCCGGAGTGGAGCACGGGCTGATCAACGACGGGCCGAACCAGCTGGTTGTTCTGGTGGTCGTGGTGCCACCCCCGACCCATTAACCTGCCGAGGGGCTATGGCCGAGCCCACTCGAGCATCGCTGCTGGTGACCTGCCTAGTGGATCTCTTCTACCCAGAGGTCGGCGTGGCGATGGTTCGGCTGCTGAGGCGCCTCGGTGTGGCGGTAGACTTTCCTGCTGGCCAGACCTGTTGCGGGCTGCCGCTGTTCAACTCCGGCTATCACCACGAGGCTGCCCGCGTGGCTCGCCGGACTGTGCCGCTCTTCGCCAACTCCGAGCACGTCGTGGTCCCGTCGGGCTCCTGCGCCTGGATGGTGAAGAAGGAGTATCCGGGGCTCCTCAAGGACGAGCCGGGCCTCCGGGAACAGGCAGAAGCGCTGGCCAACCGGACGTACGAGCTCTCCCAGTTCCTGGTCAAAGTTCTCGGCGTGAGCCAGGTCGCCACCGACTTCAAAGGGAAAGTGACCTACCACGACTCCTGCCACCTGCTGAGGGGCCTCGGAGAGTCGCGATCGCCGCGAATGCTCCTGAGCAACCTGGACGGCGTCGAACTGGTCGAGCTTCCAGGTGCGGATGAGTGCTGCGGCTTCGGTGGGAGCTTCTCGGTGAGGCTGCCCGAGGTTTCAGCCGCGATCCTCAGAAAGAAGCTCGAGAACGTGGAGGCCACGGGCGCCGATTGCCTCGTCGCCTGCGACGCGGGCTGTCTCATGCAGATGGGCGGCGGTCTCTCACGCAAAGGCTCCCGCGTAAAGCCGGTCCACCTCGCTCAGATTCTAGCGGGCACGGGCGAGACATGAGCCTGCGTAAGCTCTTCATCGCCGTCCTTGCTCTCTGGATTCTGCTGGCGCCGCTCGCGGCCGGCGCTCAGCAGCCGGCGAAGGTGCCCCGGGTTGGGTATCTCTCGGGAAATCCCGGTCGGCTTACCGATGTCTTCCAGCAACGGTTGGGCGAGCTTGGCTACGTCGAGGGGCGGAACGTCATCATTGAGTACCGATGGGTCGGGGTGCAGTTTGAACGACTGCCGGAGCTGGCCGCTGAGCTGGTCCGTCTCAAGGTTGACGTGCTCGTTGCCGTCGGTCCGCCGGCAGTTTGGGCGGCTAAGAATGCAACAAGCACGATCCCTATCGTGATGGTGGCCGTTGACGATCCGGTTAAGTCAGGTCTCGTCCCCAGCCTAGCACGACCTGGCGGAAACATCACCGGCTTAACCTGGGAGACAGACGTGGAGGCCATCAGCGGGAAAACGCTCCGGTTGCTCAAGGAGGTCGTTCCCAAGAGCGCCCGTGTGGCCATTCTCTGGAATCTGGACAATCAAGCTCACCCACCATATGTAAAAATGTTTCAGAAGGTCGGGCCCCAGCTGGGAATGACGCTACACGCGCTGGGTGTCAGGAAACCCGAGGAGTTTGGGGGCGCATTCAGGCAGATGATCAAGGAACGTGCTGATGCGCTTTTCGTGTTCGCCGACCCCTTGACCGTTCCTCGTCGAAAGCAGCTCATAGAGCTGCCAGGCAGGTACCGGCTGCCGACCATGTATGGTCTCAAGATTTTTGTGGCCGACGGAGGCCTGATGTCGTACGGACCCAGCGCTGAGGAGATGTGGCGCCGCGCCGGGGACTACGTGGCCAAGATCCTCAAAGGCGCCAAGCCGGCCGACCTCCCTGTGGAGCAGCCGACGAGGTTTGAGTTGGTGATCAACCTCAAGACCGCCAAGGCCCTCGGACTCACAATCCCGCAGTCCATCCTCCTCCGCGCAGACCAGGTGATCCGGTGAGTTTCCACGACCTGTCGAACCTGATTTCATCGAGAAGTGATAGACTATCGGCAAGGGAGCTTGGCGGGTGTCGGCACGGGTGATCCTGACCTATAAGGACTACGAAGCCTTGCCGGCTGATGGTCGCCGGTATGAGGTGCATGAGGGGGAGCTTGCCGTGACGCCGGCTCCGAGTCCGAAGCACCAGCAGGTCAGCCTCAACCTCGCTTTCCTTCTACACAACCACGTCAAGACCAGGGCACTTGGGCAAGTCTTCTACGCCCCCATTGACTGCATCTTGAGCGACATCACGATTGTTCAGCCCGACATTGTGTATATCGAGAACGCGCGACTGGGCG
This window encodes:
- a CDS encoding cupin domain-containing protein, producing MKIKVADHVKFQPDKLAKIALAATGRFQLDLYCVAPGQAQKPHVHETQDKLYYVLRGTGRFSLSGKEEPLGEGEALVARAGVEHGLINDGPNQLVVLVVVVPPPTH
- a CDS encoding (Fe-S)-binding protein; this encodes MAEPTRASLLVTCLVDLFYPEVGVAMVRLLRRLGVAVDFPAGQTCCGLPLFNSGYHHEAARVARRTVPLFANSEHVVVPSGSCAWMVKKEYPGLLKDEPGLREQAEALANRTYELSQFLVKVLGVSQVATDFKGKVTYHDSCHLLRGLGESRSPRMLLSNLDGVELVELPGADECCGFGGSFSVRLPEVSAAILRKKLENVEATGADCLVACDAGCLMQMGGGLSRKGSRVKPVHLAQILAGTGET
- a CDS encoding ABC transporter substrate-binding protein; translation: MSLRKLFIAVLALWILLAPLAAGAQQPAKVPRVGYLSGNPGRLTDVFQQRLGELGYVEGRNVIIEYRWVGVQFERLPELAAELVRLKVDVLVAVGPPAVWAAKNATSTIPIVMVAVDDPVKSGLVPSLARPGGNITGLTWETDVEAISGKTLRLLKEVVPKSARVAILWNLDNQAHPPYVKMFQKVGPQLGMTLHALGVRKPEEFGGAFRQMIKERADALFVFADPLTVPRRKQLIELPGRYRLPTMYGLKIFVADGGLMSYGPSAEEMWRRAGDYVAKILKGAKPADLPVEQPTRFELVINLKTAKALGLTIPQSILLRADQVIR